From Erigeron canadensis isolate Cc75 chromosome 8, C_canadensis_v1, whole genome shotgun sequence, one genomic window encodes:
- the LOC122579394 gene encoding cyclin-A1-4 yields the protein MSSVTQNRKMSSLTKRQASENVGKSSVLPPRMAKKRPALSNITNQRPRNPLNSTVPSVSKISDPKKVSSNASNNGILSSTVPLKSTAALIKNSTIGRKDATVSRIFVPPVHTKMDLSPSKSDGLSVSMDETMSTCDSLNSPDVEYIDNNDIAAMESIERKTYSKLNISDHVETSLTTGNVCKREILMETDEEIVDLDVDFMDPQLCATMACDIYQHLRASEAKKRPAVDFMETVQKDINPSMRAILIDWLVEVAEEYRLVPDTLYLTINYIDRYLSGNLMDRQRLQLLGVACMMIASKYEEICAPQVEEFCYITDNTYFKDEVLQMESTVLNFLKFEMTAPTVRCFLRRFVRAAQGANEAPSMQLEYLASYISELSLLEYNMLCYAPSLIAASAIFLARFVLSPSQKPWNSTLRHYTQYQPSDLHECVKALHALVCECPNSSLPAIREKYSQHKYKFVAKKYCPALMPMEYFENSSSS from the exons ATGTCGAGTGTAACCCAGAACCGGAAAATGTCGTCGTTGACGAAACGACAGGCGTCGGAGAATGTGGGGAAATCGTCGGTATTGCCGCCTCGTATGGCCAAGAAACGCCCTGCTCTGTCCAACATTACGAACCAGAGACCGCGAAATCCATTAAATTCG ACTGTACCATCTGTGTCGAAAATCAGTGACCCAAAGAAAGTGTCTTCAAATGCTAGTAACAATGGGATCCTTTCGTCGACAGTTCCCTTAAAGTCTACTGCTGCTTTGATAAAAAATTCAACCATAGGAAGAAAAGATGCAACTGTTTCAAGAATTTTCGTTCCTCCTGTTCATACTAAAATGGATCTGTCACCTTCTAAATCTGATGGGTTATCGGTCTCAATGGATGAGACAATGTCTACATGTGATTCTTTGAATAGTCCAGATGTTGAGTATATCGACAACAATGACATTGCAGCAATGGAGTCGATTGAAAGGAAAACGTATAGCAAACTCAATATTTCAGATCATGTGGAAACTAGTCTAACAACag GAAATGTATGCAAGAGGGAGATACTTATGGAGACTGATGAGGAGATTGTTGATCTTGATGTCGATTTCATGGACCCACAGTTGTGTGCAACTATGGCATGTGACATTTATCAGCACCTTAGAGCGTCTGAG GCAAAGAAAAGGCCTGCAGTTGATTTCATGGAGACGGTTCAGAAAGACATTAATCCGAGCATGCGTGCAATCCTAATTGACTGGCTTGTTGAG GTTGCTGAAGAGTATAGGCTTGTGCCTGATACATTGTATTTGACTATCAACTACATTGACCGATACCTGTCGGGTAATCTGATGGATAGGCAAAGATTGCAGTTGCTTGGTGTTGCTTGCATGATGATTGCTTC AAAGTATGAGGAGATATGTGCACCGCAGGTGGAAGAGTTCTGCTACATAACTGATAACACATACTTCAAAGATGAG GTATTGCAAATGGAATCCACTGTTCTAAATTTCTTGAAGTTTGAGATGACTGCCCCAACTGTAAGATGTTTCTTAAGGCGATTTGTCCGTGCTGCTCAAGGAGCAAATGAG GCTCCTTCAATGCAATTAGAGTATTTGGCAAGCTACATATCTGAGTTGTCTCTTCTCGAGTATAATATGCTGTGTTATGCTCCTTCCCTCATCGCTGCGTCAGCTATTTTCTTAGCAAGATTTGTGCTTTCTCCATCACAGAAACCATGG AATTCGACATTGAGGCATTATACTCAATACCAGCCATCAGATTTACATGAATGTGTCAAGGCCCTGCACGCTCTTGTTTGTGAATGCCCGAATTCAAGTTTGCCAGCAATCAGAGAAAAGTACAGTCAACATAAG TACAAATTTGTAGCAAAGAAGTACTGTCCTGCATTGATGCCAATGGAGTATTTCGAGAACAGTAGCAGCTCCTAA